The DNA sequence CTCCGGACTCCCCGGTAGCGACCCGACTCAGCACCACGTGCTGAGCAGGGCAATGCATTAGGATCTGTTCAAAATTTTCATCATTGATCCCGACAGGGTTGTCCACCATCGAGTCGGTTTTTTTGGCATAACTGCAATACGGATCGGGGTTACCATCTGCCCTTGAGCTTGCCTATACTGTGGCACTGTTATATCGACTACAGACCGATGTAACTGAACACGATAATAACGAGAGGGTGGTATCCATGAAAAAAATCAAAGCTGTGGTTTATGGTGTCGGGACAATGAATTCGATCATTACCCGTATGTTGCTCGACAAGGGCGTCGAGATTATCGGGGCCATTTCCCGCAGTCCGGCAAAAGTCGGCAAGGATCTGGGGGAGCTCACCGGGCTCGGGCGCCAGCTGGGAGTCGCCGTGAGCAATGACGCCGCAGAGGTGTTGAGTCGTGGAGCCGATATCGCGGTTATCGCCGTCAACAGCTATATGTCCGATGCACAGGAGCAGCTCCGTCTGTGTGCCGAGCATGGTGTGAATGCGGTGACGTTGTCTGAAGAAGCACTGTACCCGTGGGACACCTCGCCCGAGATTACTGCTGAGCTGGACAGCATCGCCAAACGCACCGGTGTGACTTTGACGGGTTCCGGTCATCAGGACAGCTACTGGCTCAATATGGTGAGCATGTTGATGGGTACGACCCATCGTATAGACAAAGTGCTGGGCCAGGCCAGCTGGAATGTCGACGATTACGGCCCCGAACTGGCTCGCGAGCAACAGGTTGGCACCACCCCGGAGCAGTTCAATACGTGGCTGGAGTCCGCTTCGCGCCCACCCACCTTTGGTCGCAACGTGTTGGATGCACTGGTGGCGGATACCGGGCTGACGCCCGTGTCGATTACCACGACATCGCGGCCGGTACTGGCGACGGAACCTCTGCCGGTCGCCTCGCTGGGAATCACGGTTCCCGTTGGTAATGTTCTGGGTTTTACCGATATCGATGAAATTAAAACCAGTGAAGGGCCGAGCTTTGTGTTCGAAATGACCGGTTGTGTGTACCGGCCTGATCAGGCTGACATGAATCACTGGAAAATAGCGGGGGAGCCAGACGTTGAGCTTTCCAATGGAGCGGTTCCCACCGCGATGACCACCTGTACCCAATTGGTCAATAGAATTCCCGATGTGATTAACGCCCCGCCCGGCTTTATCACTGCCGAGAAGTTACCCCGGCTGCGCTATCGGGCATTCAGCCTGGAAACCTACTTAACCTGACAGAGTTGCCGCGAGAGGCCAAGCGAGGACGATACCCGGTGGTTGGATTATCCGAATTGTCTACCGGGTACCGGTCCAAAACGTCGTTCGGATCGTAGGAGTATTGATTGGCCGCTGTCCCATCGCGGTTGTTATGAACCCTGCGACACGAGAATGACTATGTTTGGACTGTTCAGAAAAAATCCGTTGGAAAAGCTGGAGAAGAGCTACCAGAGCAAACTTCAACAAGCCATGGAGGCACAACGATCAGGCAATATTCAAAGGTACGCGGAATTGAGTGAGGAAGCGGACGGTTTCTATCAGAAAATCAAAGCGCTGGAAAATACTGACGGTCGGGAGTAATCCGCCGGGCAGTTCAGTTCAGGAGGCCTGCCACACATGAATTGTTATAGGCCAAGCTGCTTCGTCATTGGCTAATCGTATACGGCAGCGTCCCCTCTTTCACCGGTCAACCGGCCTTGATCATGCGGTTGCGGCCTGAGGCTTTGGCTTCATATAGTGCATCGTCTGCGGATTTCAGCAGCGTTTCCAGCTGGTCTCCCGGTTGTGCCAGACAGCTGCCAACACTGACGGTTATTTTTCGTCCCTCCGGCAGCCCGGCCTGCTCAATGCTCAACCGCAGGCGCTCTCCGATCTGCTGTAACGTCGTTTCATCACAAGGTGAAAGCAGCACCAGAAATTCGTCCCCGCCCCACCGGGCTGCATGATCATAGGGCCTGATACCTGCTTTCAGAAGACCGGCAACATTGATCAGCGCACGGTCGCCGACCGCGTGTCCGAAGGAATCATTGATAGTCTTGAAATGATCAAGGTCGAGCCAGATGATGCCGAAGGTGTTTTGCTGGCGGCGTGAACGGTCTATTTCTTGGCTCAGCTGGAGGTTCATACCACGCCGGTTGAGCAGACCGGTTAGCGGATCGAGTTTGGTGAGTTCGTTGAGCGCCTGTGTGCGGTCCTTGACCCGGGTTTCCAGCTCCTTGGTGTGATTGCGAATTGCCTCGGCCATGTCGGAAAAATGGTTGATCAGTCGACCGATTTCTCCCGATCCGCTCGGCAGGTCGGCAGGTCGAAGGTCGCCACTTTTCACTTTGAGCATGGCATTATCCAGTGCTGCTACCGGTGTCAGAACCAGCTTTCGCAACGCCAGGTGCACCAGCAATATGGCGATCAACAGGATGAGGGTAAACAGCATCATCATGGCTGCAAAACTGCTGACAGGAATCACCTCCTCCAGATCCAGTAGTGTGAGTTCAAACCAGTCCAGCGAAGGCAGGTAGACAACCCCTGCCAGATAGCGCTTGCCGTCAATGACCACAAACTGGCTTTTTACCTCGCTGGTATTGTCGCCGACCTCGCGCAGGGTTGTCATTGTATTCCACAGTGCCTGTTGATCTCGTGGTTGGTCAAAGAGCAACTCAATGGTGTTCTTCTGGCCTTCCGGTTTTACCAGACTGGCGTAATCAATGATGCCGGGGTCGCGGTGTAACTGGATGGCGCCTGTATGATCCACAAACACGGTCGTGATACCGGGTTGCTCGATATCGACGATTTCCTCCAGGAACGCCTCCAGAGGCAGGCCGGTGCCGACAATACCCAGTGTGTTATCGCCGTCTTTCATTTGCACGTCAATCCACAGCTGGGTAATGCCCAGCTGCGTATCCGGATTGACATTGATGTGAAAGGACTTATTCAGTTTGAGTAGCTGGTAGAACCAGGCGTCATCGGGCTTGTCACTGTCCAGCGTGTAGCGAAGCTGTTTGCCGGAAAACTCGTCCTCGGCGTTGTTGTAGTAATAGGAGCCGGATTGCTTGAGTGCCACAAAATAATTTTCCGCACTAAAGTTCCGGCGATAGCTCTCCATCTCACGGATGGCTTCGGCGGCGAGTGCGGGATCATGCTCATTCTTTGCCCAGTTCTGGATGACGCGGGAATCGGCCATCTGCCGGGCCAGCGCAATTTCCCGCTCAATCGGTTTCAGTAGGCGGGTGCTGTCGTAGCGCACCTGAATATCGGCGGCGCGCAGTCCCCATTCCTCGATAATATTTTTTGCAACCTGCTGGAACAGCAGCCATGCGCACAGGGAGGAAATAACGATGAGAGCTGCCGTCAGAAGTTGAAAACGTGTTTTGATGCTCAAAGAAAACCCCTGATTAAGCCATACGTTAAATTATCATTGGATTGCCCGGTGTAGGCAACTGGTCAGTGACTCAAACGCATTTGAATTGACGCCAGAGTACCTGTCTGGTGCCCGGATTTTTATTCGGGGGTCAAATATCCTGGCAAATGTTTCATGTTGGCAGCCGCCGTGTTCCAATTTGAGCATCTTGGTTACTGGCTGGGGCAAAACTTTGATGAGGGGTATGTTATAAATTACCGGATCATATTGAAATGAACAAAAATGCTATCAGAGAGTTGCTCGTTCCCATCCTGCAGGACGCCGGAATTTTTTACCTTCGGGATACTGTTGCCGAAAGCGATTTTGTCGCTGGAGTCTGGGATATCGAGCTGACCGAGCTGGAGATAGACAGTCTGTCAGCGATGGAGCTTTGTATTGGACTGGAGGTCGAATGGGGACTGACTGTTTTGCCCGAGGATTTGAACAGACTGAGTACACTTGGCCAACTGGTCGATAGAGTAGAAAAATATTGTGAACAGACTGTATAAACGCCTTGCCGGGTGCTGCAAGTCACCCAACCAGCTGAATAAACTCCATATTACCCTTGAAAACCGGATGACGCCGCTGGAGTTGGCCGGTTTGCGGGATGAGTTCATTACCCGAACAGGGGGTAACTGGTTGTGGAAAAAAATCATGCAGGTTTTTTTCAGAATCCGAAGAAATATTCTCGGAAAAGACAGCGTTGTTAGAAAATATATTTCGATTAATACCCGTGAGCTGTCGAAAGTCTGGCTGGCAAAACTCCATGATCAATACTTGCTTGCTGCGGGTAGCAATGCTCCTGCCCCTTTTGTGCGAAAACGCCTGGGGGGGGCTGTCGTTATCTATGAAGCCGGTGGTGACCGCGCTGGCAAAACATTGGTGGTCTGTTTTAGCGGAAATTTCCAGCGCATGATGATGCCGACACCGGTATTTCTGCAGTTGATAGACGCAAACAGTGCCGACGTGGTTTTACTTCGAACAGAGAAGCACAAAGGTTATCGTACGGGCCTCCCTGGGCTCACCCCTGATCTGCAATCATCGCTTGTGGCACTTAAAACCCTGTTGAAGTTTGATGAGTACCGCAGAGTAGTGACGGTTGGCACCAGTGGTGGGGCAATGCCTTCCCTGTTATCCGCGCTGCGCTGGCAGGCCGATGCATGTCTTAGTGTCAGCCCGAATAATCCGGAGGACGACCGCTGGCGTTCATTTGCTGACGGGGAGGGGGCTCCGGGGCTTTTCAAGCACTTTGGCATGGGTGAGAAACCGCCTCCTGTGCATATCATTTATGGTGAGAGCAGCATCAAAGACGCTGAGTCTGCGAGAGTGATCGAATCGATTCTCCCGTCAGTGAGGCTTGTTCCGGTTCCTGGCGCCGGACATGTCGCGCTATTTCCGCTGCTTAAACGGGGCGAGCTGGGCAGTGTTCTGCAGAGGACGCTATTCGATGCCGGTTTGCCCGGGAGTGATTGAGTTTTAGGGATAAATTCCTTTTTGACGGTAATTTGATATGGGCTTTTTTGCCAAACTTGCGGCACATGCCACGAATAAAATGGCACATCCGGCCATTATTTCAGAGCGCCTGTCACTCACGTACGGTGAACTTTTTGACTGTGTCAAAAAAACTGCTTTAAACCTTGATGCAGCCGGATTCGGCCCCTCAAAAGTGGTGGGGATCTGTATTGAAGACGAAGTTGATCACGTGATAATCAGCCTTGCTCTTTTGGCAACAGGTGCCAGTATTATTACCCTTCCCGGGCACGATGCCCCGCAATTGCGAACCAGTCTGGCCCACAGGGTTTCGGTGACTCGGATAATTGAGTCCTCAGACGCGCATAACTTCCTGGATTACCGTTGTGGCGCATCTCCGTCTCCGGCGTTTCCCCCCGGCGGTCAAGTAGCTGTTGACAGTGTTTTGTACTTCAGAACCGCAGGTACTACCGGTGATGTGAATGTCGTGCCATTCAGTGAAGCACAGGTTGCCGCCCAGGCAGACCGTCACAGGGAGTATGCTGGAGAGCGGCTTCTGAGACTTGCCTCCATCGAACACAACAATTCCAAAAGGCACAGGCTTTATTGTGTCTGGCAGGGCGGAACCAATGTCTTCAAGCCACGGGGTAAATTTGATTTGGTACAGTTCGTTTTACAGCACCGGGTGAGTTGTCTGGATATTTCAAGTATGCATGCTTCGGATCTGACCGCGCTGAATAAAGTGGGCAAGCTGTCTGGACTCAAGATCCGCACAGGTGGTTCAGCCGTGCCCTATGCGGTTCGTCGCGCGATTCAGGAAAAAGTGACCACAAACCTTTATGTCAGATATGCAGCCACAGAATGTGGCGCCATATCCATGGCCGGCCCCGGTGACCATGATGAAGCGGGTGCGGTTGGCATACCACTTGATGGTGTCGAGCTACAAATAGTGAATGATCAGGGCAGCCGGCTGCCACTGGGTGAGCGAGGAGAGATTCGTATTCGGGCCGAGGGAGTAGCCAGTACCTATCTGAACTCACCCTCAGACACGTCAAAAAGATTCAGGGATGGTTGGTTTTATCCGGGGGATCTGGGGCACATCCATGCTGGTGGGCAACTTGTTCTGGATGGGCGAACCGATGACATGATCATCCTGAATGGGCTCAATATCTTCCCCGCTGAGATTGAGCGGGTTCTGGAGACCCACCCTGATGTCGACTGTGTGGCAGCACTTGGGTTGCCTTCGCAGGTGCATGGGCAAATCCCGGTTGCTGCCGTTATCCTAAAGGCCGGAGTGTCAGTGACTACAGTGGAACTTCGATGTTTTGCCAGGGCAAGTCTGGGATTGAGAGCGCCCCGCCGGATTATTGTGTTGGACAGTTTTCCCAGAAACTCCCAGGGAAAAGTGTTGAAAAGAGAGTTACTCAAATTATTTCAATGATTGAAAACTCTCTTGCTCAGGGAGTTTCCAGTTGTTCTTGATAATTTCCTGTGGGGGTTTTACCGGATAAAGAAAAACGGCGGTGTTGTTAACACCGCCGTTTTTGTGTCAGTTCCGAAAAGGATAAATGACCGCTTCTCTAATCGGAGTCAGGTGCTCGAATGGCTTCGTTTTTCTGCCGTTGCGAGCACCTTCCCCGTTGGGACTAAAGTTGACCGGGTTAGAAGCGGTCGAGCGTCATTACCTTGTGCCATGCATCGACAAAATCATTGATGAACTTCTCTTTTGCATCATTGGCAGCATAGACTTCTGCAATGGCACGCAACTCGGAGTTCGATCCAAAAACAAGATCGACCGGTGTTGCTGTCCATTTGAGCTTGCCTGTTTTGCGATCACTGCCTTCATAAATCCCGTCAGTTTTGGCTTTTGACCACTTGGTGGACATATCGAGCAGATTGACAAAGAAATCATTGCTCAATGTTCCGGGCCGGTCGGTAAATACACCGTGTTTGGATTTTGCGGTGTTTGCATCCAGTGCGCGCATACCCCCCACGAGAACGGTCATTTCAGGAACCGTCAGGGTGAGCAGGCTGGCCCGATCCACCAGCATCTCTGCGGGTGATCTGGAATGGCCTTTGCCGAAGTAGTTGCGGAAACCGTCTGCAGTGGGCTCCAGTACAGCGAAGGAGTCGACATCAGTCTGTGCCTGCGTTGCATCGGTGCGACCCGGTTTAAAAGGAACCTCTACATCCTGTCCGGCATTCTTGGCGGCCTGTTCAATGGCTGCGGCACCACCCAGAACAATCAGGTCGGCAAGTGATACCTTTTTACTGCCCGATTGTGACCCGTTAAAGTCTTTCTGGATTTTCTCCAGACGCTTTAACACCTTGTCGAGCTCTGTTGGGTTGTTCACATCCCATTTGTTTTGTGGCGCAAGACGAATCCGTGAACCATTGGCACCACCGCGCATGTCGGTACCGCGGAAGGTGGCGGCAGATGCCCACGCAGTTCTTACCAGTTCAGAGGTCGTCAAACCTGATTCCAGGATGTCGGACTTCAGCTTGGCGATATCTTTTGAGTCGATCAGTGGGTGATCGACTGCCGGGACGGGATCCTGCCACAGCATGTCCTCATCGGGGATTTCGTTGCCGATGTAGCGTTCGCGGGGTCCCATATCGCGATGGGTCAGCTTGAACCATGCCTTGGCGAAAGCGAGTTCGAACTCCTTCGGGTTTTCCTTGAAGCGCAAGGAGATTTCCCGATAAATGGGATCTTCTTTCAGAGACAGGTCCGTAGTAAACATGATGGGTGCATGACGTCTGGATTTATCGTGGGCATCCGGGACGGTATTTGTCGCCTGGTTATTCGCAGGAATCCACTGAACTGCTCCGGCGGGGCTTTTTGTTTGTACCCACTCAAAGGCAAACAGGTTCTCCAGGTACAATGAAGTCCAGGCAGTGGGGTTGGCCGTCCAGGCACCTTCCAGACCACTGGTGATGGTGTCTTCTGCATTCCCTTTGCCACACTTGTTTTTCCAGCCCAGCCCCTGTTGTTCAATGGGTGCACCGGCGGGATCAGCGCCAAGGCACTCATCGGGCTTGTGGGCACCGTGAGCTTTACCGAAAGTATGCCCGCCAGCGATCAGCGCGACGGTTTCTTCGTCATTCATTGCCATCCTGCCAAAGGTTTCGCGAATATCCTTGGCGGCTAGAAGTGGATCGGGATTGCCGTTGGGGCCTTCCGGATTTACGTAGATCAGCCCCATCTGGACTGCGGCCAGAGGGTTCTCCAGCTTTCGGTCACCATGGTAACGCTCGTCGGCAAGCCATTGTTTCTCGGGTCCCCAATACACCATATCCGGTTCCCAGTCGTCTTCACGACCCCCGGCAAAGCCGTAGGTTTTGAAACCCATGGACTCCAGTGCCACATTGCCTGTCAGAACCATCAGATCGGCCCAGGAGAGGCTGCGACCGTATTTCTGTTTGATCGGCCACAATAAGCGCCGGGCCTTGTCGAGACTGACATTGTCCGGCCAGCTATTCAGCGGCTCAAATCGCTGTTGTCCACCGCCAGCACCACCGCGGCCGTCAGCAACACGGTAGGTGCCCGCAGAGTGCCAGGCCATCCGTATAAAGAAAGGTCCGTAGTGGCCATAGTCCGC is a window from the Porticoccus hydrocarbonoclasticus MCTG13d genome containing:
- a CDS encoding DUF6435 family protein, which translates into the protein MFGLFRKNPLEKLEKSYQSKLQQAMEAQRSGNIQRYAELSEEADGFYQKIKALENTDGRE
- a CDS encoding diguanylate cyclase domain-containing protein is translated as MSIKTRFQLLTAALIVISSLCAWLLFQQVAKNIIEEWGLRAADIQVRYDSTRLLKPIEREIALARQMADSRVIQNWAKNEHDPALAAEAIREMESYRRNFSAENYFVALKQSGSYYYNNAEDEFSGKQLRYTLDSDKPDDAWFYQLLKLNKSFHINVNPDTQLGITQLWIDVQMKDGDNTLGIVGTGLPLEAFLEEIVDIEQPGITTVFVDHTGAIQLHRDPGIIDYASLVKPEGQKNTIELLFDQPRDQQALWNTMTTLREVGDNTSEVKSQFVVIDGKRYLAGVVYLPSLDWFELTLLDLEEVIPVSSFAAMMMLFTLILLIAILLVHLALRKLVLTPVAALDNAMLKVKSGDLRPADLPSGSGEIGRLINHFSDMAEAIRNHTKELETRVKDRTQALNELTKLDPLTGLLNRRGMNLQLSQEIDRSRRQQNTFGIIWLDLDHFKTINDSFGHAVGDRALINVAGLLKAGIRPYDHAARWGGDEFLVLLSPCDETTLQQIGERLRLSIEQAGLPEGRKITVSVGSCLAQPGDQLETLLKSADDALYEAKASGRNRMIKAG
- a CDS encoding acyl carrier protein: MNKNAIRELLVPILQDAGIFYLRDTVAESDFVAGVWDIELTELEIDSLSAMELCIGLEVEWGLTVLPEDLNRLSTLGQLVDRVEKYCEQTV
- a CDS encoding alpha/beta fold hydrolase, translated to MNRLYKRLAGCCKSPNQLNKLHITLENRMTPLELAGLRDEFITRTGGNWLWKKIMQVFFRIRRNILGKDSVVRKYISINTRELSKVWLAKLHDQYLLAAGSNAPAPFVRKRLGGAVVIYEAGGDRAGKTLVVCFSGNFQRMMMPTPVFLQLIDANSADVVLLRTEKHKGYRTGLPGLTPDLQSSLVALKTLLKFDEYRRVVTVGTSGGAMPSLLSALRWQADACLSVSPNNPEDDRWRSFADGEGAPGLFKHFGMGEKPPPVHIIYGESSIKDAESARVIESILPSVRLVPVPGAGHVALFPLLKRGELGSVLQRTLFDAGLPGSD
- the katG gene encoding catalase/peroxidase HPI codes for the protein MTPSTAMAEGEPKTNQFWWPEKLNLSPLRQHSQESNPMGDDFDYAKAFASLDLDTVKQDIETLMKTSQDWWPADYGHYGPFFIRMAWHSAGTYRVADGRGGAGGGQQRFEPLNSWPDNVSLDKARRLLWPIKQKYGRSLSWADLMVLTGNVALESMGFKTYGFAGGREDDWEPDMVYWGPEKQWLADERYHGDRKLENPLAAVQMGLIYVNPEGPNGNPDPLLAAKDIRETFGRMAMNDEETVALIAGGHTFGKAHGAHKPDECLGADPAGAPIEQQGLGWKNKCGKGNAEDTITSGLEGAWTANPTAWTSLYLENLFAFEWVQTKSPAGAVQWIPANNQATNTVPDAHDKSRRHAPIMFTTDLSLKEDPIYREISLRFKENPKEFELAFAKAWFKLTHRDMGPRERYIGNEIPDEDMLWQDPVPAVDHPLIDSKDIAKLKSDILESGLTTSELVRTAWASAATFRGTDMRGGANGSRIRLAPQNKWDVNNPTELDKVLKRLEKIQKDFNGSQSGSKKVSLADLIVLGGAAAIEQAAKNAGQDVEVPFKPGRTDATQAQTDVDSFAVLEPTADGFRNYFGKGHSRSPAEMLVDRASLLTLTVPEMTVLVGGMRALDANTAKSKHGVFTDRPGTLSNDFFVNLLDMSTKWSKAKTDGIYEGSDRKTGKLKWTATPVDLVFGSNSELRAIAEVYAANDAKEKFINDFVDAWHKVMTLDRF
- a CDS encoding NAD(P)H-dependent amine dehydrogenase family protein, with amino-acid sequence MKKIKAVVYGVGTMNSIITRMLLDKGVEIIGAISRSPAKVGKDLGELTGLGRQLGVAVSNDAAEVLSRGADIAVIAVNSYMSDAQEQLRLCAEHGVNAVTLSEEALYPWDTSPEITAELDSIAKRTGVTLTGSGHQDSYWLNMVSMLMGTTHRIDKVLGQASWNVDDYGPELAREQQVGTTPEQFNTWLESASRPPTFGRNVLDALVADTGLTPVSITTTSRPVLATEPLPVASLGITVPVGNVLGFTDIDEIKTSEGPSFVFEMTGCVYRPDQADMNHWKIAGEPDVELSNGAVPTAMTTCTQLVNRIPDVINAPPGFITAEKLPRLRYRAFSLETYLT
- a CDS encoding class I adenylate-forming enzyme family protein; translation: MGFFAKLAAHATNKMAHPAIISERLSLTYGELFDCVKKTALNLDAAGFGPSKVVGICIEDEVDHVIISLALLATGASIITLPGHDAPQLRTSLAHRVSVTRIIESSDAHNFLDYRCGASPSPAFPPGGQVAVDSVLYFRTAGTTGDVNVVPFSEAQVAAQADRHREYAGERLLRLASIEHNNSKRHRLYCVWQGGTNVFKPRGKFDLVQFVLQHRVSCLDISSMHASDLTALNKVGKLSGLKIRTGGSAVPYAVRRAIQEKVTTNLYVRYAATECGAISMAGPGDHDEAGAVGIPLDGVELQIVNDQGSRLPLGERGEIRIRAEGVASTYLNSPSDTSKRFRDGWFYPGDLGHIHAGGQLVLDGRTDDMIILNGLNIFPAEIERVLETHPDVDCVAALGLPSQVHGQIPVAAVILKAGVSVTTVELRCFARASLGLRAPRRIIVLDSFPRNSQGKVLKRELLKLFQ